In a single window of the Arachis hypogaea cultivar Tifrunner chromosome 6, arahy.Tifrunner.gnm2.J5K5, whole genome shotgun sequence genome:
- the LOC112755901 gene encoding translation initiation factor IF-1, chloroplastic, which produces MLTSSPSSSSSSSSCFSLNTTPILRHHHHHTLTLSLPPSPVTLTLHHRITPSFLRPSPLPPAPANLLVPHAKPPTADKSGEQKWVHEGLITESLPNGMFRVRLDNQDLILGYVSGKIRKNFVRILPGDRVKVEVSRYDSSKGRIVYRLRSSSSS; this is translated from the coding sequence ATGTTAacctcatcaccatcatcatcctcatcctcatcctcttgCTTCTCACTGAACACCACCCCAATCCTCCGTCACCACCACCATCATACCCTCACACTCTCTCTTCCCCCTTCACCTGTCACTCTCACCCTCCACCACCGCATAACTCCCTCCTTCCTCCGCCCATCCCCGCTTCCACCGGCGCCGGCAAACCTCCTCGTGCCGCACGCTAAGCCCCCTACGGCCGACAAGTCCGGCGAGCAGAAGTGGGTCCACGAGGGCCTCATCACCGAGTCCCTCCCCAACGGCATGTTCCGCGTTCGCCTCGACAACCAGGACCTCATTCTCGGATATGTTTCTGGGAAAATCCGAAAGAATTTCGTCAGAATATTGCCCGGGGATCGCGTGAAGGTTGAGGTCAGTCGCTATGATTCTTCCAAGGGACGTATTGTTTATAGGCTTCGTAGTAGTAGTTCGTCTTAG
- the LOC112755898 gene encoding cytochrome P450 711A1 isoform X2, translating to MGRQPLIIIAEAELCTEVGIRKFKQISNRSIPSPISASPLHQKGLFFTRGQRWSTMRNTIISMYQPSHLASLVPRMQSFIESATQNLDHITNTNEDITFSNLSLRLATDVIGDAAFGVNFGLSNPNYSSNCDLSIKNNNNVNVNKEVSDFINQHIYSTTQLKMDLSGSFSIILGLIVPLLQEPFRWILKLIPGTMDQKIENTNRKLSRRLDEIVKRRMEESNRSCKNFLSLILNARESRNVSEDVFTHDYISAVTYEHLLAGSATTSFTLSSVVYLVAGHPEVESKLIQEIDDFGPPDRMPTAQDLQDSFPYLHQVIQEAMRIYTVSPLVARETSTEVEIGGYLLPKGTWVWLALGVLAKDPKQFPEPEKFKPERFDPKCDEMKQRHPYAFIPFGIGPRACIGKKFSLQEIKLSLIHLYRKYLFRHSPNMEKPLELEYGIVLNFKHGVKLRVINRTN from the exons ATGGGAAGACAGCCACTAATAATAATAGCAGAAGCAGAACTTTGTACTGAAGTTGGAATAAGAAAGTTCAAACAAATTTCAAATAGAAGCATTCCTTCTCCTATTTCTGCTTCCCCACTTCACCAAAAAGGTCTCTTCTTCACCAg GGGTCAACGTTGGTCAACCATGAGAAACACCATAATCTCAATGTACCAACCATCACACTTGGCCAGCTTAGTGCCAAGAATGCAATCATTCATAGAATCAGCAACACAAAATCTAGATCACATCACAAATACTAATGAAGACATAACATTCTCCAATCTCTCACTTAGGCTTGCAACCGATGTAATTGGTGATGCTGCATTTGGTGTCAACTTTGGACTCTCAAATCCCAATTATTCATCTAATTGTGATTTATCaatcaagaacaataataatgttAATGTTAACAAGGAAGTTTCTGATTTCATTAATCAACACATTTATTCCACTACACAACTGAAAATGGACCTATCCGGTTCATTTTCTATCATACTAGGATTAATTGTACCATTGCTTCAAGAACCGTTTCGGTGGATCTTGAAGCTGATTCCGGGTACCATGGATCAGAAAATAGAGAATACCAACAGGAAATTGAGCCGCCGACTCGACGAGATTGTGAAAAGGAGGATGGAAGAAAGTAACAGGAGTTGCAAGAATTTCTTGTCACTTATTTTGAATGCAAGGGAATCAAGAAATGTGTCTGAGGATGTGTTCACACATGATTATATTAGTGCTGTTACTTATGAACACTTGCTTGCAGGGTCAGCTACCACTTCTTTTACACTGTCCTCTGTTGTTTATTTGGTTGCTGGCCATCCTGAAGTTGAGAGCAAGTTGATTCAAGAGATCGATGACTTCGGTCCGCCTGATCGGATGCCGACTGCCCAAGATCTTCAAGATAGTTTTCCTTATCTTCATCAG gttATTCAAGAGGCCATGAGGATTTACACTGTCTCCCCATTAGTTGCAAGAGAAACATCAACTGAAGTAGAGATAGGAGGTTATCTCCTTCCAAAG GGAACATGGGTGTGGCTAGCACTTGGAGTTCTAGCAAAAGACCCAAAACAATTTCCAGAGCCAGAGAAGTTCAAACCAGAGAGATTTGACCCTAAATGTGATGAGATGAAACAAAGGCACCCTTATGCATTTATACCATTTGGAATTGGTCCTCGTGCCTGTATTGGCAAAAAATTTTCCCTACAAGAGATCAAGCTTTCTCTAATTCATTTGTATAGGAAATATTTGTTTCGCCATTCACCTAACATGGAAAAGCCTTTAGAACTAGAATATGGTATAGTTCTCAATTTCAAGCATGGTGTCAAGCTTAGAGTCATAAACAGAACAAATTAA
- the LOC112755898 gene encoding cytochrome P450 711A1 isoform X1, translating into MVSMELEWWLFPFIPSVPMVSSILFTMLVGFVWYLYGPYWRLRRVPGPPSLPLVGHLPLLAKYGPDVFSVLAKQYGPIYRFHMGRQPLIIIAEAELCTEVGIRKFKQISNRSIPSPISASPLHQKGLFFTRGQRWSTMRNTIISMYQPSHLASLVPRMQSFIESATQNLDHITNTNEDITFSNLSLRLATDVIGDAAFGVNFGLSNPNYSSNCDLSIKNNNNVNVNKEVSDFINQHIYSTTQLKMDLSGSFSIILGLIVPLLQEPFRWILKLIPGTMDQKIENTNRKLSRRLDEIVKRRMEESNRSCKNFLSLILNARESRNVSEDVFTHDYISAVTYEHLLAGSATTSFTLSSVVYLVAGHPEVESKLIQEIDDFGPPDRMPTAQDLQDSFPYLHQVIQEAMRIYTVSPLVARETSTEVEIGGYLLPKGTWVWLALGVLAKDPKQFPEPEKFKPERFDPKCDEMKQRHPYAFIPFGIGPRACIGKKFSLQEIKLSLIHLYRKYLFRHSPNMEKPLELEYGIVLNFKHGVKLRVINRTN; encoded by the exons ATGGTGTCTATGGAATTAGAATGGTGGTTATTTCCATTTATTCCAAGTGTACCTATGGTTTCATCAATATTATTCACCATGCTAGTAGGGTTTGTATGGTACCTTTATGGGCCCTATTGGAGGCTAAGAAGAGTTCCCGGCCCACCATCTCTTCCTCTTGTAGGACACCTTCCATTGCTTGCTAAGTATGGCCCTGATGTCTTCTCTGTCCTTGCAAAGCAATATGGCCCAATTTACAG ATTTCATATGGGAAGACAGCCACTAATAATAATAGCAGAAGCAGAACTTTGTACTGAAGTTGGAATAAGAAAGTTCAAACAAATTTCAAATAGAAGCATTCCTTCTCCTATTTCTGCTTCCCCACTTCACCAAAAAGGTCTCTTCTTCACCAg GGGTCAACGTTGGTCAACCATGAGAAACACCATAATCTCAATGTACCAACCATCACACTTGGCCAGCTTAGTGCCAAGAATGCAATCATTCATAGAATCAGCAACACAAAATCTAGATCACATCACAAATACTAATGAAGACATAACATTCTCCAATCTCTCACTTAGGCTTGCAACCGATGTAATTGGTGATGCTGCATTTGGTGTCAACTTTGGACTCTCAAATCCCAATTATTCATCTAATTGTGATTTATCaatcaagaacaataataatgttAATGTTAACAAGGAAGTTTCTGATTTCATTAATCAACACATTTATTCCACTACACAACTGAAAATGGACCTATCCGGTTCATTTTCTATCATACTAGGATTAATTGTACCATTGCTTCAAGAACCGTTTCGGTGGATCTTGAAGCTGATTCCGGGTACCATGGATCAGAAAATAGAGAATACCAACAGGAAATTGAGCCGCCGACTCGACGAGATTGTGAAAAGGAGGATGGAAGAAAGTAACAGGAGTTGCAAGAATTTCTTGTCACTTATTTTGAATGCAAGGGAATCAAGAAATGTGTCTGAGGATGTGTTCACACATGATTATATTAGTGCTGTTACTTATGAACACTTGCTTGCAGGGTCAGCTACCACTTCTTTTACACTGTCCTCTGTTGTTTATTTGGTTGCTGGCCATCCTGAAGTTGAGAGCAAGTTGATTCAAGAGATCGATGACTTCGGTCCGCCTGATCGGATGCCGACTGCCCAAGATCTTCAAGATAGTTTTCCTTATCTTCATCAG gttATTCAAGAGGCCATGAGGATTTACACTGTCTCCCCATTAGTTGCAAGAGAAACATCAACTGAAGTAGAGATAGGAGGTTATCTCCTTCCAAAG GGAACATGGGTGTGGCTAGCACTTGGAGTTCTAGCAAAAGACCCAAAACAATTTCCAGAGCCAGAGAAGTTCAAACCAGAGAGATTTGACCCTAAATGTGATGAGATGAAACAAAGGCACCCTTATGCATTTATACCATTTGGAATTGGTCCTCGTGCCTGTATTGGCAAAAAATTTTCCCTACAAGAGATCAAGCTTTCTCTAATTCATTTGTATAGGAAATATTTGTTTCGCCATTCACCTAACATGGAAAAGCCTTTAGAACTAGAATATGGTATAGTTCTCAATTTCAAGCATGGTGTCAAGCTTAGAGTCATAAACAGAACAAATTAA